The DNA window ACAGCACGGGCGCGGGTGGCCTGACTGAAATCGAAGCCCGTTGCCGAGCCGGTGCCATAGATCGAGCGGCCGTTGAGCAGGTCCGCCGGGTTCGTGCCGGCATGGTTGTAGGCCTGCCACGTGCTGTCGCTGAGCCGGACCGCGATCGAGGCCTTCCGGTTCGGGTCGGTCACCACGAAGGGGCCGATGTGCGAGCTCAACGCCGCATTGTCGTTCCGGGAGATTTTGATGATGTAGACGCCCGGTGTCAGGGTGCTCGCCGGCGTCCAGGTCGCGTTGATCGACCAGTTCGAGCAGCTGCCCATGAGCGTCGTCGGGTCGACGGTGCCTGCGGGCTGCGTGGTCTGCGGTCCGTTGACCGTGTCAACGGGCCGTGCCCCAGCGCCGCCGTAGTAGCCGAGTCGGTAGACAGTGCCGTTCCAGCTGGCCGCTGGACTGTGGACCTTGAGCGAGAGCGCCTGGCCGCGCGGCACGTGCGTTGACGTGGCGTAGCCCTGGATCGTCATGCTGCCCGCGCCGACGATGTCCCAGACGGACTTCGCGACGCCCTGGAGCCGGTTCTCCGCCTCGATCGCGGTCTCGGCGGGCGGCGGCTCCTCCGGCGGGTCACCGACCGGCTCCATGGCCCAGACGGCGATCTGCAGCTGCACGGCCGGGACGTTCGTGATGACCAGCTGGTGCTCGCCGGCCGCGACCACACCGGACGCCACGACCAGCCGGACCGATTCGCTGCCCAGGCCCGTCACGACCACGGTCTCGTCGACGGTGAGGGCGCCCGGGAAGACCGGTGCCCAGGTCGGAGGCTCACCGACCGTGGAGATCGCCACGTACACGCGGCACCCGTCCACCGCGGTGGTCACCGGGGTCAGCGCGAGCTGGCCGCTGTACGTGATCGAGTTCGGGTACGACGCCACGGACCCGGCGTGGACCGGGCCCAGGTCGTTGCGGCTCTCGACCCAGCCGGCCAGGCCGCGCGGCGCCGTCGGCGCCCCGGACGGCCGGTCCCAGGTCAGCGCGGTCTCGCCGCCGGTCGCCGACCGGATCCCGACGGACAGCTCGCCGTCGCCGAGCGGCTGCGCGATCTCGTCCCAGCCGGCCGAGTAAGCGACCAGCGCGGGTGCGGCGCCGACCGCCACGAGGGTGCGGCCGGCGATCGCGGCGGCCGGGTAGGTCGCCGCGTGCTGCACGCCAGCCACCGCGGCGGCGTAGGGCAGTTTCCAGTCCCGCGCCACCGCGGCCCTCCCGGATCAGATGCGTTCGGACTTGCCGGTTTCGAGGTTGTGGCGCAGTCGCACGCCGCCGACCTCGTACTCCTCGTGCCGGTCCTTGTCGGTGTCCCGGTTCGGATTCGCGCCGGGCGGAGTGGCCTCACCAGTTTTGACGTAGCCGACCACCGCGCCGACGCCCGCCTGAGCGGCCTCGGCGAGGGTCTTCCCGTCGACCACGACGGTGGAGACCCGCTCGGTCGGGTCGGTCGTGTCGGCCGGGCCGTCACCGGGGGCCGTGATCTGCCGTTCACCGGGCACCTGGCCCTCAGCGACGGTGGCCTCCGGGACTTCGCCCGGGGCGTGGCCCTCGGCCACCGCCTGGTCGGCGGCGGCCTGGGCGGTGGTTTCCTGCTTCGCCTTGCTCTGTGCGCGGGTCGTCATGCCCAGCGCCTCCCTTCAGGGTTGGGGCCGGTCGAGCCGATCAGCCGTTGAGAACGCCGGTGAGCCGGGCCGCGGCCTTGCCCGCGAACACCGCCACACCGGTGAAGAACTCGATCCGGGTGCGGTAGGCCGGCTTGGCGTCCAGCTCGCCGAGGTCTCGGACGTCGACACCGCCGTTGGTCAGGCCGGTGACGCCCTTGTCGCCCTCGTCCTGGCCGTACTTGACCGCGTAGATGGAGCTCGTGATGCTCGCGGCGGTGCCCTGGGTTTCGGTCTGCGGCAGGATCCGAACGCCAGCGGCCGTGTCGCCCGGGTCGAGCACCGGAATACCATTCCAGGTCAGGACGCGCTTGCCGGTCAGGTCCTCGCGGACGATCTCGACTCCACCCAGGCGCCGGCCCGCCGAGCGAACTTTGGCCTGGATGGCGTTGTTGGCGTAGATTGCGCCGTTCTCGCCGTTGAGGCCGGGCACAGCGGCGACGAGTTCGTCGAGCTTGTCGAAGAAGGCGTGCACGTCGCTGCCGCCGTTGCCGACGACCGGGATGCCGTTGGTTCCGGCAGCGATGACCTGGGCGCCGGTGAGCCGCTTACGGAGACCGTCGAAGCCGTTCGGGGCGTCACCGCCGCCGGCGACGTCGCCGTTGAAGAAGGCGTCCTGGAAGCGGTACGAGGCCGCCTTGACCTTCATCGCCGTCTGCACGGCCCGCTGGTCGTTGAGGTTCGAGCGGGTCTTCGCGATGAACGTATCGACGTCCGCATCGCCGCCGAGGATGACCAGCGACTCGGTCGCCTGGTTCACGACGCCGGTCGATTCGGTGTACTGGCCGTTGACGGCACGGAACTCGACGCCGGGGAGCGTGCCCTCGCTGTTGTAGGCGTAGGCGTTGCCCTCGATCTCCATCAGCGGGATGCGGTCGAGGACGGGGCTGGCCTGCACGAACATCTCGATGACGCCGCGCTGGAGGTCGTTCTGGCTCAGGGTCGCAGCCTGAGCGAGGGTCACTGCCACGGTGGGCTCCTAAGGAATCAGGTTTGGCTGTAGGCGTGCCGGAGCCGGTCGATGCCGGGTCCGATCTGCTGCTGCGCGCCGGCCGCCGGGGCCCCGTTGAAGTCGCCGCCCGAGCGCGCCGGGCCAGCCGGCGGAACGGTCGGCGCCGGGGGCGCAGGCGGGTTCGGCGGCACGGGTTGGCCGGGCGCTGGGTTGGCCGGGGTCGCGGCCATCCACGGGTTCGCCGCGAGAACGCCCTGGATCGTCCACTGGAGACGCTGGGCGTAGTCGGCGGCGGCCGGATCGAGCTGGGCCGCGGCCTGCTGCCAGGCGAGGCTGCCGACCAGGGCCTGCGGGTTGACGCCCAACTGCGGGGCGAGTGCCCACGCCTGCTGGGACACCGAGGCGGCGCGTAGCTGCGCGGTGTGCTGCTGCTGGTTGGCGCGGAGACGTTCGATCTCCTCCCGCGCGGCCCTGGGCAGGCGGGCGAGGTCGTACGTCTGGCCGTCGTCGCCCGGGTCCGCCGGGGGCGGGGGCGTGAAGGCGGCCGGCAGCATCGGGTATCCGGGCTGGGCCGGGTACGGCTGCTGCTGTGGTGCGGGCTGCTGCGGCTGGGCGGGCGGCTGACCGGGCGCCGGCGGCTGAAGCCACCCGGGCGGGGCGGCTGGCGGCTGCTGAGGTGCGGTCTGCGGCGGGTAGCCGGGCGGGGCCTGCGGGGTCGGGTACGGCTGGGCCGGCGGAGCGAACGGCTGGCTGGGCGGCTGCTGGGCGGGCTGCCCCTGCGGGACGGCCGGCGCGGCAGGCGGCGCAGTCTGCGGCTGCTGGGCGGGCTGGGTCATTGAGCCTCCTGGCTCGATCGGGTGGTGCTTTCCGCTGCGGGATTGCGGCGGAGGCTTGATGTGGTCCTTGCCGGGACGCCGTACCGTGCTCGCGTGATCACTCCACAGGGGACAGGAGCGAAGGTGCGGGCAGGTCAGGTATGGAAGGTGGCTGGCGCGGCGGCGGTAGCAGGTGTGCTGATCGCCTGCGGCAGCGGCGGGGCAGACACAGCATCTGAGGCACCTGCCGTGCCGGCGGCAACCGCTGAGGCACCGGCTGGTAGCGGGCTTGTACCCGAGCCGGACGCGGCCACGACCAAGAAGTACGTGGCCGCGCTGCGGAAGATCGACGCGGACATCGTCAACGACGATGACGACGAGAAGCTCGTCGATCGGGGCCGCGACCAATGCAGCAGCGTCAAGGAGTCACCCGATGACGAGAAGAAGCTGATCAAGCTGACCAACCAGCGGTTCATATCCCCGGATCACCCGGACGGCTTCGGCGACAAGAAGTCGAAGAAGATCCTGGCGGCGGTCCGGAAATACATCTGCCCAGACCTCTGATCAGCGCGGCGCTGATCCGGCACCAATCTGCTCGCGGTAGCTGAGGCGCTTCAGCGTGGGGTTGGCGGCCAGGTGCTGTCGCATCTGGCCCTGCCACAACACCACCCGGGCCCGCGCCTGGGCGGCGGCGGCCGGGGTCAGCGCGGCGAGTTCCCGCTCTTTCCACCGCCGGATCGCGCGCTCGATCGCACGCTGTCTCTGCCGTGCGGCGTCGCCGTCAGGATCGGCGGTGGGCTGGCGCGGCAGCCGGGTGATCCCCGGCAGGTAGCTCCGGACCGAGTGCCGGCAGTTCGGATGCTGGAAGCCCCACGATCGCGCGTCGTCCAGGGTCGCCCGGACATCGATCGTGACCGGCTCGCCAGTGGTCTGGTGCGCCACCTCGATCGTGCCGGTCGGCCCGGAGCCGATCCGGAGCACCCGCCCTTCATACGGCCGGCACCGTTCGCACTCCTGGGCCTCGTTGGAGACCACCACGAACGGCAGGCCTAGGCGGCGCTGCTTGTCCACCTGGCCCTGCACTGCGGCGCGCTGGGTGACGGTGCGGATCGCCATCTCGACGTAGCTGGACATGCGCCAGCGGCGGCCACGCGCGTCGACGAAGCTGACCACGCCCTGCTCGACGAGCCGGGCGTACGTCAGCTGGGAGGCCTCGCGCCGGGTGAGCCCGCCCGCGATGCTCGCCGCCGTGCCCTCGGCCACCACACGGCGGTAGACGTCCGTGATGTGGCGCAGGACGTTGCTGTGCCGGGCGCCGATGTCCTGGACGAGGGCCTGGGCGAGCGCCTCCATGGCCGCTGAGCGGGGCACCACCGCGGTGGCGGCGGCGCCGGCCGCCGCGCCGGCCGACAGCTCGGTCGGGATCTCCTCGAGGACGGACGCTCCGCCGGCGGCATAGGCGTTGGCGACGGCCTGGAGGACCGTTTCGGCCAGCTCGTCGCTGATGCTGTCGAGGATGTCCTGGCCCGCCCTGCGCAGCTGGCCGAGAGCCGCGAGTCGCTCGATGGCCCAACCGGGGGTGTCGATGCCGGTCGCGAGGTAGCGGGTGACGAGCCGGAGCAGACCATGCTCGCCCGCCCGGTACAGGTCGACCGTGGCGCGGATGATCTCGGTCAGCTTGTCGGGGTCGACAGCCACCGGCTACTCCTGGGGCGGGTCGGCTGGCGGGTCGGGCGGCTGGCCCGGGTCGCCGCCGGTTCGGCCGCCGTTCAGGCCGCCGATCACGATCTCCGGGTCCTCTCCTGCGCCGCCGGCCTGCTGGATCCGGTCGACCTCTTTCCGCACCTCGGTGTCTTCCCAGTCCGGGTGCAGGGTCTTGACCTTCATCCAGGTGGAGATCGACTGGGCCGCTTCGAGGAGCTGCAGGGTGCGGGCCTGCTTCTCCGGGTCAACGGAGACGGTGTCACCGAAGTCGATCTGCGGGACCTCGGGTGTGACGCCGGTGCCGAAGATCGTGGCGTCAACGATCAACAGCGTCTCGATGAGCGTGCCGAGCTCGGGCCGCCAGTGAATGATCTTCGAGTCGCGGCCGATGTCCGACTCCTGCTTCCGCGCCCCGACCTCGGTCGCGGTCACCGCGGTCCCGTCCGACATGCCGAACGTCTGGGCCGAGTAGCCGGCCGTCTCGACGATCGTGCGGGTCATCTGGTCGGCGATGCGCAGGTGCTGCTCGACGCGGATGTCCGGCTGGAACGTGTGCATCTGCATCGCCTGGTCGTCGCCGGACAGCGTTTCCAGGCCGACGAGGATCTCCCGAGCGGCCTCCCAGGTGGCGCCCTTGCCGGGTCCGTGGGAGGTCAGGTACTGCTGCGGGACGAAGACGCGGGCGACGCCCAGGCGCAGGTCACGCATCAGCGAAGACCAGGTTTCGTCCAGGCTGTCCAGCAGGCCCTCGGTGCTGTCGTAGTCGGAGCGGCCGAGGTCGCCGGCGCCCGGGATGTCCGCCCAGATGCGGGTCGGGGTGACGTTCGGGATGTACGCGGCGGTGAGCCGGCCGGGCACGGTGGTGATGGCGGCCGCCTTACCCGTCCAGGAGACGCCCTCCATCGACGTGAGCCAGGAGGTGTCCGCCCAGCCGCCGACGTCGACGGGGTCACCGAGTTGGTCGAGGGTGCCGTCGTAGACGCCGTGCCAGATGACGCCGGGCTCGTGCCGTTCGAGGTACCGCACCACGCGCTGGCTGTTGCGCTCCAGGATCCGCCAGAAAGTCACGGCCGTCAGCACGCCCCAGCGGAACTCTGGGACCGCAGTGCCGGGGTCGACGCGGGCGATCCACGGGCGCGGCCGGAGCGTCTTGTCCCAGACGATGCGCAGGTACGTGCCACTCTTGGCGGCGGCGACTTCGGCGGCGGCGAGGAACTCCGCGTGGGCGCCGTCGTCGATCAGCTCGTCGAGGCGGGCCTGGGTGTCCTTGTCGGTTGCCGTCAGGGTGGGCGGCTCCGAGAACAGCAGCCGTGCGCTCGTCTGGGCGATGTCGGCGGCGAGCGGCACGTGAAGCTTGGCACGGCGCTGGCCGTCCGGGACGTGCTCGCCCCAGAACCAGCGGGCCGCGGTGTCCTTCGGTCCGGGTTGGACTTCGGGGAAGGCGGGCCGGCTGCGGCTGTAGAAGTCGGCGAGCTTGTCGGGCTGGCCGGCGTACCAGATGCCCCACTCGTTGATCTTGCTGAAGACGGGCTCCAGGTGCTTCGGCGGCCACGCCTGCAGCGGGTCGGAGGGCAGCGGCATCAGTCCTCCTGTGAGGTGGCGCACAAGCGCGGGGGATAGAACGCGTAGCCGCACATATGAGCTGGCGACTACAACGTCACGCGGGCAAGTGGAGTCGTTCGCGCAGCTCACCACGCCAGGCGGCACGGGTGGTGTGGCCGATGTACCGCTTCGCGTCGGGGCCGTGGTCGGCCACCTTCATCGGCACGTCTTCGCCCTTGGCCGCGGCCTTGTCGTCCCAGGAGTAGCCGAGCGTCTCCCTGATCAGCTCCTGGCACGACTCGTGGATGTCGAGCAGGTCGAGGCTGTAGAGGGTGCTGATCGTGCGGATGCCGGGCAGCACGCTGTTGTCGGCGAGCATCGACGCCAGGCCGTCCTGCTGCAGCTGCACCCGGAAGCCGGTCGCGGACGGGTCGACGACGGCGCGTTCCGGCTGCACGCCGATCCGGTCCGAGCGGGGCACCGGTACGCCGCCGAGCCAGTGCCGGACTTCGCGGGAGTACTCAGCATCGGAGAGCTGCCGGCGCTGGCGTGCGGAGTCCCACCGCCAATCCGAGGTGATGTGCAGCTTCCGGTCCGCGCCCAGGCCCAGGAGGACCGCGTGGAACGGGTTGCGGGTGCCGTGGTCGATGCCCACGCCAATCCACCGGCTGATCGCCGGGATGGCGGTGACGACGTGCCGATCGGTGTCGAACATGTCGTAGATCGCGCCCTCGGCCGGCACCCACAGGCCCTGGATGTAGCGCTTGAAGAACAGGCCGACGTACTGGCGCTTCAGCGACCGGATGAAGTCGGGCGACAGGTGCGGGTTGTCGTCCAGGGTGAACGAGAACCGGTGCATGTCGAGTGGGTCGCCGTCTTGGCTGCGGGTGATCGCGCCGTCGTGGTCGAGCCACATCGCGGCCTGATCGAGGAGCACCTTCAGCCAGTGGACAGGGCCGGCCGGGTTGCAGGTGCCGAAGAACTGGGCGCCGGGGACGGAGAGCCGGGTGCCGAGCATGTTCCACAGGTCCTCAGGCCAGGTCGCGATCTCGTCGCCGTACGCGCCCGCCAGGGTGAGGCCCTGGATCTTCTCGATGGCACGGGCGTCGTTCGCGCCGGCGGTGTAGATGCGCCGGCCGAACAGATACAGCTCGCCGCTGCCGGACATGTACCGGCAGCGCTTGGACCCGAGCATGTCGATCATCGGGTCGATGACGTTGCGCTTCAGGGTCCGCTCGGTCTTGCCGAGCATGGCGAGGTTGCCGCCGGGCCCGTTGCGGACGTATTGCATCCAACGGAACGTCGAGGCCACAGTCTTGGAGGACCGGACCGCGCCTTCCCAGATGTTGTACCGGGCGGTGGCCAGCTGCACCGAGCGCTTGGCCTTGCCGGTCAGCGGTTTGATCATCAGTCGCCGTCTCCGGTCATGTGCTGGAGCCAGGCGTCGATGCCGGAGGTGGCCACGTCGGTGCGGTCGTAGTCGGCCAGCTTCATCGCGGTGTCGGCGAGCGCCTTGATGGACAGGGCGATGGCCTGCTTGTCACGGAACGGCGGCTCGTCGAGCGTGCGCTCGTTGTAGTCGTTTTCCTTACCGCCGAAGTTCCAGATCTTCGACGGGGCGAACATCTGGCCGGCGAGCCGCTGCGCGTTCTCCAGCAGGTCGACCTGTAGCTGTGCGCGGCGTGCGGCGCCGTCGGCCTTCTTCGCGGCGGTAGCCGCGGCCGTCCTGGTGCGCTCGAAGGTGAGCGGCGGGTCGTGCTCGGCGCAGATCTTGGAGACCGTGCGTCCGGAGCGGCCGAGGAGCTCGGCGATCGCGTTGCGGCTCAGGCCTTCGGCGTGGAGTTCGGCGACGCGCTGCCGTTCGGTGTCGGTGATGGGTGGGTGTCCGCCGGCCATGGTCACCCCACTTCACACAGTCAGTACCCTAGGGTATTGTCAGGGCATGACCTCCCTTTCCGAAGTTGCTGGCCTGCTGACCGCGCTCCAGACCCTGGAAAGCCTGCCCCCGCTGGAGCGCGTCCGCGCGGCCCGGGCGCTCAGCGACAGGGCCAAGACGGCGCTCGCCGCCGTGGGCGACGCCGCGGTGGTGGAGGCGCTGTCTGGCAGCTCGTACACGGCGGTGGCTTCCGAGTTGGGCGTGTCGGTGGCGACGGTCAACAAGGCGGTGACCAGGCACAACGCCCGCACGAAGGAGTAGTACCCGCTCTCGCCGCACTCAACTACCCTAGGGTGTTGCTTCGTCCAATACCCTAGGGTATTGTTGTCCTCATCGGAGGGAACACGATGAGGGAGCGCGAGATGTACGAGCTGATCGAGGTCGACCCGGCCACCGGCAACGAGGACCAGCTGATCACCACCGGCACCCTCCGCCAGGTCACCCGGGCGATGCGGGACCTGATCGCCGACATGCAGGAGGACTGGGAGTGCGGCGGCGCCTGGTCCTGGCTCCGGATCCAGCCGGCGGCATGAGGCGAGGGCCGGGAAACCGGCCCTTTTCTCGCACCTCACATTGGAACGTTTCAGTCCAGCGCTTCGCGGCGAGGGTTGGTGCGGGCCGGCTTCCCGGTCGACCCGCACCAACCCCATCGACCCCCGATGCATCCACCCCCTGGATGCACAACAGCCCGGATCCCTGGCGGGGGATTCCGGGCTGCGAGCAGACTCCTGCTGGCAGCAGTGTGACGTAGAGATCCACTCGCGTCAAGAACGACGCCCGCGGACGCTCCCCCGGTCCCGCATCTCCAGCTCAATGCGGCTCGCTTGACCGAGCGGGTACCGCACCTGAGGCCGGCCGTGGCCGTCCGCGATGCGGGCCTTGCGCAGCCCCTGATCGCTGGCCCAGTACCGCACGGCGCGGATGGTCACGCCGTGGCCGAGCTGGTCGGCGATCTCTCGGGCTGTCCCCCACAGCTCCCCGTCGACCAGGATCACGCCGAGACGCCCCCTAGAACCTCGCTCCGCGGCCAGGCGCTCCCGCACGTCGTGCACTCGATCACCCGGGCATCCAGCGGCGGCGACAGCCGCATGATCAGGCCGGTGGTGTCGCAGTCGGGGCACGGGATGCGCGGGACGAGCTGGCGGTCGTGGGCGATGCGGAGTTGGCGGCGGATGCGGCCGTCGATGCGGTCGAACCAGAGCCGGGCTCGGTCGGCAGCACGCGGGCTCATCGCCGGGATGGCGGCCTCCAGGTCGCGGACCGGGTGGGCGACGTAGCCGGTCCGCGGCACGTGCCGGCTGACGTTCAGCAGCTGCTCTTGGACCTCGGTGCGCAGTTCGGCGTACCGGTTGGGCCTCGTGGTGCCGACGGTGCCGGCCGCGTCGCCGGTGGGGTCGCCGTGCCCGCCGAGCGCGTGCCGGCGCCCGAACGTCGGCGACTTCAGCGGCTCGTACCGCGCGGCCTGTTCGGCACGGATGGCGCGGTACTCGTCGTCGACGCGGTCGTCCAGGGCGGCGAGCGCCGCCTCCAGGGTGTGGAGGGCGGCGCTGGCGCGGAGCTGATGGTGCTGGTTGGTCACATCTCTCCCTCAGGGAACCGGAAGCAGCCACAGTGACTTGGGCACTCCTCGCACACCGACCGGTGGCCGGGCCGTGCTGGCTGGACGAGGACACCGGCTTCACACCCGGCGCACTGAACGAGTCCGGCGCGGCCAGTGCGGATGGCGTGGTCTTCGCGGACGGCGGCGAGTTCGCGGGCGCTGACTCGCTGGCTCATGCCACGTCTCCGTTCGGCCCGCTCTGCTTCTGCGGGGCGACGAGGGCCAGCTTGTACTCGTACGCGGCGATGATCTTCAGCAGGTTCACCGCGGACGGCATCGTGCGACCGCGCTCGTACTCGCCGAGCTGCTGAAGGTTGATGCCGGTCTTGTCGGCGAGCTGCTGGAGGGTGAGGCCGTGGAGGTGCCGGATCTCGCGCAGGGCGGTGCCGAGGCTGGTGGTGCTGGGGACGCGGATGCTGCCGGGCCGGTTGTCCTCGTAGGCCTGGAGCATGCGGTCGTCGGGCTGGGGGTGACCGTGGTCGGTGGCCCATTGGCGGGCGGCTTGGGTGGCGGGGCTGACGGTCACTGTGGGCCTTTCGGGTCGAGCTGGAGCGGGGTTTTGCTGATCAGCCATTGGTTCACCGGTGGGCAGAGGATCTTGGTGCCGCTGGCGTCGTGTGTGCGGTGGGTGGTCCCGCAGCGGGCGCATTGGCGGGCTGCGGGACCGTGGTCGGTGTACCGAGGCGACGGCATCAGCCCGGTGGACTCGCATCCCGATCCGGTGCGATGGTGACTAGGGCACGCAGGTAGTTGCGGGCATCCGCCTCGGCGGCGCGCTGCTCCTGCTCGGTGAGATCGGCGAAGGTCGGGTAGAAGCCCGCGTTGAACGGGCTGCGGCGGGCCAGTTCTTGACGGGCCTCCGCGAGCATGCGTGCGGTGACCTCGACGCCGTTCACCATGATCGAGTCCGGGTCAGGCACGGTCGGCCTCCTCGGCGTCGCGGCCGCGGCGGTCGAGCGCCTCCACCCAGGCCGCGGCAACGGCGGCCACCTGGACCAGCTCGGTGCGCAGCTCGGCCGGCTTCTCCTCCGCCAGGGCCTCGAAGACCTCCTCCAGGAGGATGTGTCGCCACGTCAGCGGGCCGTGGTGTTCAAGGCCGGGCGTCTTACCGGCCGCGGCGTCGGTGGCGCGGCGCGTATCCCGGGCCAGCTCGTGCATGTAGCGCACCTGGAACACCTCCCGGGGGCCGGTGCCGTCGGGGTGGTTCTGCTCGCCCCACTTCTCGTCCTGCGCCACCCGCTCCCGGGCGACCTCGTCCAGGACGAGGGTGAGCGGCAGCGGCTCCAGCACGAGCTGGCGCAGCGGACCCAGCACCGACCGAGCCGCCCGCGCATCCGCGTGCGTCTGCAGCAGCGTCTCCACAACGGCCCGGGACGCGCCAGGAATGCACCGGCACGGAGAACACACCGTGGCGTCCTCCGGGTCGTACCCGGGCTCACACGGCCGGTTGATCGCCGTCTCCTGCGTGCGCGCGGAAGGAACCGAGGACGACGGCCAGGGCTCGGGGATGTCGACCGGTTCGTCCGCGAGGTCGAGGTAGTGGTGGTTGCCTTCGTGGCCGAGGAAGTGGCGGCATCGCTGGTGTTCGTTGTCTGTGTGGATGCAGCGCTGTGCGTCGACTGGTAGCAGGTCCTCGGTGAGGTGGTGGGCGGCTCGTTGGCGGTTGGCGGCGTCCTGTTCGGGTGTGAGGCAGATGGCGCCGGGGGTGTGTTCGGGGGTGCCGATGCCGAGGCAGGTGCAGCGGCAGCGGGCGGCCTGTGGGCCGGTCAGCGGGTAGTTCTGTTCGAGGTAGCTGTCGATGTCGCGGCGGATGGTGGTGCGGATCTCGGCCAGGGCCTTCTCGTAGGCGTCGACGGTGCCGTGTCCGGTGTAGAACGCGTCGATGGTGCCGAGGAACTGGCCGGTGATCATGGCGAGGTGGTCGTAGGCGAGGCGGTAGGCGCCGGCGCGGGCTTCGGCGGTGTCGAGGGCGGCCGCGGTGACGTACGGCCGGGCGGCTGGCGGGGTGGTGGGGTGGAGGTTCAGCACTGGGTCTCCTCGATCTGGTGGCGGATCTGTCGTGCTCGGGCGGGGGTGATCCAGGAGTCGGCGGGTTCGGGTTCCTGGGGCGTTCTGGTGGCTCGGGCCATAGCGCGGGCAACGGCGGCTGCGGCAGCGGCCTGTGTGCGTTTCTCGCCGGGCGTGAGGTGCCGGATCATGCGGCCTCGCGGCGGCTGGATCGCTTCTCAGCGCGGGACCGGTCAAGGGCTCGCTGCCGGATAAGGTCCGAGCCGGTCAGTGGGGGTTCGTCGGCACCGGGTACGGACCGCGCAACGACGTATTCCGCGAGGATTTCTCGGACCCTGTTCCGGTTGCGGGCGATCCGGGCATCGCGATCGGGGTCGTCTTCGAGCTTGCCGGGCGGCAGGGCGCGGACGGTGGTGGAGGCTCGGCGTTCGTCTCGGATGATCCGGGTCAGGCGTCGGATGTGAGCGGGCATGATCCGGTCGGTGGACTCGCGGAAGTGCCGGCTGACTGCGGCGCGGGCATCGGCGAAGTCAAGGTCTCCGAGGTCTTCGTGCCAGGCAAGGACATCAGCGTCGCCGATGGTGC is part of the Actinoplanes missouriensis 431 genome and encodes:
- a CDS encoding WS/DGAT domain-containing protein — protein: MTSLSEVAGLLTALQTLESLPPLERVRAARALSDRAKTALAAVGDAAVVEALSGSSYTAVASELGVSVATVNKAVTRHNARTKE
- a CDS encoding phage portal protein, giving the protein MPLPSDPLQAWPPKHLEPVFSKINEWGIWYAGQPDKLADFYSRSRPAFPEVQPGPKDTAARWFWGEHVPDGQRRAKLHVPLAADIAQTSARLLFSEPPTLTATDKDTQARLDELIDDGAHAEFLAAAEVAAAKSGTYLRIVWDKTLRPRPWIARVDPGTAVPEFRWGVLTAVTFWRILERNSQRVVRYLERHEPGVIWHGVYDGTLDQLGDPVDVGGWADTSWLTSMEGVSWTGKAAAITTVPGRLTAAYIPNVTPTRIWADIPGAGDLGRSDYDSTEGLLDSLDETWSSLMRDLRLGVARVFVPQQYLTSHGPGKGATWEAAREILVGLETLSGDDQAMQMHTFQPDIRVEQHLRIADQMTRTIVETAGYSAQTFGMSDGTAVTATEVGARKQESDIGRDSKIIHWRPELGTLIETLLIVDATIFGTGVTPEVPQIDFGDTVSVDPEKQARTLQLLEAAQSISTWMKVKTLHPDWEDTEVRKEVDRIQQAGGAGEDPEIVIGGLNGGRTGGDPGQPPDPPADPPQE
- a CDS encoding PBSX family phage terminase large subunit, coding for MIKPLTGKAKRSVQLATARYNIWEGAVRSSKTVASTFRWMQYVRNGPGGNLAMLGKTERTLKRNVIDPMIDMLGSKRCRYMSGSGELYLFGRRIYTAGANDARAIEKIQGLTLAGAYGDEIATWPEDLWNMLGTRLSVPGAQFFGTCNPAGPVHWLKVLLDQAAMWLDHDGAITRSQDGDPLDMHRFSFTLDDNPHLSPDFIRSLKRQYVGLFFKRYIQGLWVPAEGAIYDMFDTDRHVVTAIPAISRWIGVGIDHGTRNPFHAVLLGLGADRKLHITSDWRWDSARQRRQLSDAEYSREVRHWLGGVPVPRSDRIGVQPERAVVDPSATGFRVQLQQDGLASMLADNSVLPGIRTISTLYSLDLLDIHESCQELIRETLGYSWDDKAAAKGEDVPMKVADHGPDAKRYIGHTTRAAWRGELRERLHLPA
- a CDS encoding phage minor capsid protein, which produces MAVDPDKLTEIIRATVDLYRAGEHGLLRLVTRYLATGIDTPGWAIERLAALGQLRRAGQDILDSISDELAETVLQAVANAYAAGGASVLEEIPTELSAGAAAGAAATAVVPRSAAMEALAQALVQDIGARHSNVLRHITDVYRRVVAEGTAASIAGGLTRREASQLTYARLVEQGVVSFVDARGRRWRMSSYVEMAIRTVTQRAAVQGQVDKQRRLGLPFVVVSNEAQECERCRPYEGRVLRIGSGPTGTIEVAHQTTGEPVTIDVRATLDDARSWGFQHPNCRHSVRSYLPGITRLPRQPTADPDGDAARQRQRAIERAIRRWKERELAALTPAAAAQARARVVLWQGQMRQHLAANPTLKRLSYREQIGAGSAPR
- a CDS encoding major capsid protein; this translates as MAVTLAQAATLSQNDLQRGVIEMFVQASPVLDRIPLMEIEGNAYAYNSEGTLPGVEFRAVNGQYTESTGVVNQATESLVILGGDADVDTFIAKTRSNLNDQRAVQTAMKVKAASYRFQDAFFNGDVAGGGDAPNGFDGLRKRLTGAQVIAAGTNGIPVVGNGGSDVHAFFDKLDELVAAVPGLNGENGAIYANNAIQAKVRSAGRRLGGVEIVREDLTGKRVLTWNGIPVLDPGDTAAGVRILPQTETQGTAASITSSIYAVKYGQDEGDKGVTGLTNGGVDVRDLGELDAKPAYRTRIEFFTGVAVFAGKAAARLTGVLNG
- a CDS encoding helix-turn-helix domain-containing protein — encoded protein: MTVSPATQAARQWATDHGHPQPDDRMLQAYEDNRPGSIRVPSTTSLGTALREIRHLHGLTLQQLADKTGINLQQLGEYERGRTMPSAVNLLKIIAAYEYKLALVAPQKQSGPNGDVA
- a CDS encoding helix-turn-helix domain-containing protein encodes the protein MAGGHPPITDTERQRVAELHAEGLSRNAIAELLGRSGRTVSKICAEHDPPLTFERTRTAAATAAKKADGAARRAQLQVDLLENAQRLAGQMFAPSKIWNFGGKENDYNERTLDEPPFRDKQAIALSIKALADTAMKLADYDRTDVATSGIDAWLQHMTGDGD